A region from the Gemmatimonadota bacterium genome encodes:
- a CDS encoding energy transducer TonB, which yields MNGRPTWKRAAGAGLVVLLGACSGERRIEQPVPLYGESPVEYPLELWDQGVEGEVVLRVLVDEDGAIDSVAVETSSGHQGLDSAAIEGVRSMQFTPARLNGRRTDAWARVPVRFSKKPRSEGGIPR from the coding sequence GTGAACGGACGTCCGACATGGAAGCGCGCCGCCGGCGCAGGCCTGGTGGTGCTCCTGGGGGCTTGCAGCGGAGAGCGGAGGATCGAGCAGCCCGTCCCGCTCTACGGCGAGTCGCCGGTGGAGTATCCCCTCGAGCTCTGGGACCAGGGGGTCGAGGGCGAGGTGGTGCTGCGCGTCCTGGTCGATGAGGACGGTGCGATCGACAGCGTAGCCGTCGAGACCTCGAGCGGTCATCAGGGACTGGACAGCGCCGCCATCGAGGGCGTGCGCTCCATGCAGTTCACGCCGGCCCGGCTGAACGGACGGCGCACGGACGCCTGGGCGCGGGTACCGGTCCGATTCTCCAAGAAGCCCAGATCGGAAGGGGGCATCCCTCGATGA
- the ruvC gene encoding crossover junction endodeoxyribonuclease RuvC has product MIVVGVDPGTQATGYGVVAARGGGAFSLLECGVIRTASSAPLAQRVRVIYEGTCQILDRYQPHSISVERVFQGKNVHSALTLGHARGVVLLAAALRDIGIAEYAPREIKKAVVGFGGAGKDQVAFMVQRMLRLKSPPTPSDAADGVAAALCHHLCGGVTALASGGAS; this is encoded by the coding sequence GTGATCGTCGTCGGGGTGGATCCGGGAACGCAGGCCACCGGGTACGGCGTCGTCGCGGCACGAGGCGGCGGCGCTTTTTCCTTGTTGGAGTGTGGGGTGATCCGCACGGCGTCGTCGGCGCCGCTGGCGCAGCGGGTGCGAGTGATCTACGAGGGTACGTGCCAGATCCTCGATCGCTACCAACCGCACTCGATCTCGGTGGAGCGAGTGTTCCAGGGCAAGAACGTGCACAGCGCGCTCACGCTCGGGCACGCACGGGGCGTTGTCCTTCTCGCGGCGGCGCTGCGCGACATCGGGATCGCGGAATACGCTCCGCGCGAGATCAAGAAGGCCGTGGTGGGCTTCGGTGGTGCGGGGAAAGACCAGGTCGCCTTCATGGTGCAGCGCATGCTCCGGCTCAAGTCGCCACCGACTCCCAGCGACGCGGCTGATGGCGTGGCCGCGGCGCTGTGCCATCACCTCTGCGGCGGGGTGACCGCCCTGGCCTCCGGGGGGGCGTCGTGA
- a CDS encoding pyridoxal-phosphate dependent enzyme, which translates to MSERHLQPYDDVLEMVGWTPLVRLHRFAEGIRTPLYGKCEFMNPGGSVKDRIGLAMIQAAERAGTLKPGGVIVEATSGNTGLALAMTATTRGYRCIFTMPDKMSQEKVKLLRAFGAEVVITPTAVPPDHPDNYLMRAKAIVKETPGAVLADQFYNPANPEAHYRSTGPELWEQSSGRITHFFAGAGTGGTISGTGRFLKEKNPDVRIVGVDPEGSMIGPFFRTGEKIEGSPYKVEGLGNDKIPGSLDLGVVDEYRTVSDRDAFRAARNLVRQEGLFVGGSSGLIAHAALEVAREIDDPDAFLVTVLCDWGEHYLTKLFDDDWMRDNGFLERTSRSVADLMGRRNGGAPALLSAQPGTAVRMALSTMSSHDISQLPVLEGGECVGSAIEATLLARVLEDPKVLDQPVGDLMEPPFPVVDELAPLDVVTRLLARENPAVLIRRGGEVDAILTRHDLVRSLTGGA; encoded by the coding sequence ATGAGTGAACGGCACTTGCAGCCGTATGACGACGTGCTCGAGATGGTCGGGTGGACGCCCCTGGTGCGGCTGCACCGCTTTGCCGAGGGCATCCGCACTCCGCTGTACGGGAAGTGCGAGTTCATGAATCCGGGCGGCTCCGTGAAGGACCGCATCGGCTTGGCCATGATCCAGGCTGCGGAACGGGCGGGGACGCTCAAGCCCGGAGGGGTCATCGTGGAGGCCACCAGCGGCAACACCGGGTTGGCACTGGCCATGACGGCCACGACCCGGGGATACCGCTGCATCTTCACCATGCCGGACAAGATGAGTCAGGAGAAGGTGAAGCTGCTCAGGGCCTTCGGCGCCGAAGTCGTCATTACGCCCACCGCGGTGCCACCCGATCATCCCGACAACTACCTGATGCGTGCCAAGGCCATCGTGAAGGAGACGCCCGGGGCGGTGTTGGCCGACCAGTTCTACAATCCGGCCAACCCCGAAGCGCACTACCGAAGCACCGGGCCGGAGCTCTGGGAACAGTCGAGCGGGCGCATCACCCACTTCTTCGCGGGAGCGGGGACCGGTGGGACCATCAGCGGCACGGGTCGCTTCCTGAAGGAGAAGAACCCCGATGTCCGCATCGTGGGGGTCGATCCCGAGGGATCGATGATCGGACCCTTCTTCCGCACGGGCGAGAAAATCGAGGGGAGTCCCTACAAGGTGGAGGGGCTGGGGAACGACAAGATCCCCGGCTCCCTCGATCTCGGCGTGGTCGACGAGTACAGAACCGTGAGTGACCGCGACGCGTTCCGGGCCGCGCGCAACCTCGTGCGCCAGGAAGGGCTCTTCGTGGGTGGGTCATCCGGGTTGATCGCTCATGCCGCGCTGGAGGTGGCGCGCGAGATCGACGACCCCGACGCTTTCCTGGTGACGGTCCTGTGCGATTGGGGCGAGCACTACCTGACCAAGCTCTTCGACGACGACTGGATGCGGGACAACGGCTTCCTGGAGCGCACCTCCCGTAGCGTGGCCGACCTCATGGGACGTCGCAACGGCGGAGCGCCGGCGCTGCTCTCGGCTCAACCGGGAACGGCCGTGCGCATGGCGCTCAGTACCATGAGCAGTCACGACATCTCTCAGCTTCCGGTGCTCGAGGGCGGGGAGTGTGTGGGTTCTGCCATCGAAGCCACGCTGCTGGCACGCGTCCTCGAGGATCCCAAGGTGCTCGATCAGCCGGTGGGCGACTTGATGGAGCCGCCTTTCCCGGTGGTCGACGAGTTGGCGCCCTTGGACGTGGTGACCCGGCTGCTGGCCCGGGAGAACCCCGCGGTCCTGATCCGGCGCGGCGGGGAGGTCGACGCGATCCTGACTCGCCACGATCTCGTGCGCAGCCTGACGGGGGGTGCGTGA
- a CDS encoding YebC/PmpR family DNA-binding transcriptional regulator has product MAGHSKWAQIKRKKAVIDAKRGKVFTKLIREITVAAREGGGHAEFNPRLRLAIDTAKAANMPADNIERAIKRGTGELEGVSYEEIVYEGYGPGGVALYIQTLTDNQNRTVAEVRHVLDRNGGNLGTSGSVAWQFARKGQIYVDASAHGEDQVFEAAIEAGAEDVRREGDEYLVSTEVADFHAVQQALGGAGIGISDAELSMIPSNEVDVGGKEAERLIKLLDALEDLDDVQKVYSNGNIDEDILAEAL; this is encoded by the coding sequence GTGGCCGGTCATTCGAAGTGGGCGCAGATCAAGCGCAAGAAAGCCGTCATCGACGCCAAGCGTGGCAAGGTCTTCACCAAGCTGATCCGTGAGATCACGGTGGCGGCCCGGGAGGGTGGGGGTCACGCGGAGTTCAACCCCCGCCTGAGGCTGGCGATCGATACGGCCAAGGCGGCCAACATGCCTGCCGACAACATCGAGCGTGCCATCAAGCGAGGCACGGGCGAGTTGGAAGGCGTCTCCTACGAGGAAATCGTCTACGAGGGCTACGGTCCCGGCGGCGTGGCGCTCTACATCCAGACGCTGACCGACAACCAGAACCGGACCGTCGCGGAGGTCCGCCATGTCCTCGATCGCAACGGGGGCAATCTGGGCACGTCCGGCTCGGTGGCGTGGCAGTTCGCCCGCAAGGGACAGATCTACGTGGATGCCTCGGCCCACGGCGAGGACCAGGTGTTCGAGGCGGCCATCGAAGCTGGCGCCGAGGACGTGCGCCGGGAGGGCGACGAATACCTCGTCTCCACCGAAGTCGCTGACTTCCACGCCGTACAGCAGGCGTTGGGCGGGGCGGGTATCGGGATCTCCGACGCCGAGCTGTCCATGATCCCCAGCAATGAGGTGGATGTGGGCGGCAAAGAGGCCGAGCGTCTCATCAAGCTGCTCGATGCCCTCGAAGACCTCGACGACGTGCAGAAGGTCTACTCCAACGGCAACATCGACGAGGACATCCTGGCGGAGGCACTCTGA
- a CDS encoding rhomboid family intramembrane serine protease: protein MAYTERMPFAFQLTPWVKRLMIANAVMLLLSVLTDYSFLERWLAFWPNRALTQPWGFLTYMFLHGGFWHLFWNMVGLFFFGPPLESRWGSREFIKYYLICGLGGAALSLFFPAPIVGASAAVYGVMLAFAMNWPDAPIYLWGLLPVKAKWFVGFLFVASLFSSLSGGGGGIAHLAHLGGLVTGFLYLKSDYWKPTALSTRTSRPRPRRLAIVPREERAESQPARPTRGRRDADEERLLDEVDRVLDKISAQGMESLTDQERSLLDQVSRMHRSN, encoded by the coding sequence ATGGCCTACACCGAGCGCATGCCGTTCGCTTTCCAGCTGACCCCCTGGGTCAAGCGTTTGATGATCGCGAACGCCGTGATGCTGCTGCTCTCGGTGCTTACGGACTACAGCTTTCTCGAGCGCTGGTTGGCCTTCTGGCCCAACCGGGCACTCACCCAGCCCTGGGGCTTCCTCACCTACATGTTCCTGCACGGGGGCTTCTGGCACCTCTTCTGGAACATGGTCGGGCTCTTCTTCTTCGGGCCGCCCCTGGAGTCGCGCTGGGGCTCGCGCGAGTTCATCAAGTACTACCTGATCTGCGGTCTGGGTGGGGCGGCGCTCTCCCTGTTCTTCCCGGCGCCCATCGTCGGGGCGTCGGCGGCGGTCTACGGCGTCATGCTGGCCTTCGCGATGAACTGGCCCGATGCCCCCATCTACCTCTGGGGCCTCCTGCCCGTGAAAGCCAAGTGGTTCGTGGGCTTCCTGTTCGTGGCTTCGCTCTTCAGCTCGTTGAGCGGCGGCGGTGGTGGCATCGCACACCTCGCGCACCTGGGCGGGCTGGTCACCGGCTTCCTCTACTTGAAGAGCGATTACTGGAAGCCCACAGCCCTGTCCACCCGGACGTCCCGTCCCCGCCCGCGTAGGCTCGCCATCGTACCTCGAGAAGAACGCGCGGAGAGCCAGCCGGCCCGCCCGACGCGTGGTCGCCGCGATGCCGACGAGGAACGGCTCCTGGACGAGGTCGACCGCGTGCTGGACAAGATTTCGGCGCAAGGGATGGAGTCCCTGACGGACCAGGAGCGCAGCCTGCTCGATCAGGTGTCGCGCATGCACCGCTCCAACTGA
- the fusA gene encoding elongation factor G, whose amino-acid sequence MGTAREYTTDQIRNVAVLGHGGSGKTTLIDALCFTAGTARRRGNVDDGHALTLTTPEEADHKISMQLTPAYAEWMDAKINLLDTPGYLDFTGDAVAAVRVADAAVIVVSAVGGVEVGTEKVWEYCEARGLPRMFFVSMLDKEHADFNAVYREIKERLSPKALPVEIPIGSGDGFRGIINLFSERAHIYQPGTQTGEYDEADIPDELKAQFDPWEQELQETIATSDETLLERYLEGETISRDEAIEAMARAVARGDVIPVFCGSARLSYGMRALLRKIVELFPHPGEIGPVRARDGEREMELFPNGDSPFSALVFKTSAEPHVGELSYFRLYSGTAVSGMEAYNPGRGGSEKLNHLSVPLGKERIEVQRLHAGDIGVMAKFKDTHTNDTLTAPGREVQLEAIAFPRPDIAVALKGVTRGDEDKLGEVLHKLSEEDPTLTSEFNAELHQTIARGLGELHLDVHIERMKRKYGVSVVTEQPRIAYRETITRQAEGQGRFKKQSGGRGQFGDCWIRLRPIGPGEGYSFQDSIKGGVIPGKYLPSIDRGIQEAASKGILAGYPVVDFAAECYDGSYHTVDSSDIAFKVAGSMAFQAVAEKAGPVLLEPVMEVKVTTPDEYVGDIMGDLTGRRGKVQGMDPDGGRTVITARVPEAELYKYAATLRSMTQGRAHHSRRFAAYEQVPHTEAEKIIAARKAEKDA is encoded by the coding sequence GTGGGGACAGCCAGGGAGTACACGACCGACCAGATTCGTAATGTCGCCGTGCTCGGTCACGGGGGATCCGGCAAGACCACCCTGATCGACGCTCTCTGCTTCACCGCCGGAACGGCCCGCCGACGCGGAAACGTCGACGATGGCCATGCCCTCACGCTCACCACCCCGGAAGAGGCCGATCACAAGATCTCGATGCAGCTGACCCCCGCCTATGCGGAGTGGATGGACGCCAAGATCAACCTGCTCGATACCCCCGGATACCTCGATTTCACGGGTGATGCGGTGGCGGCGGTGCGGGTGGCGGACGCGGCGGTGATCGTGGTCAGCGCCGTGGGCGGGGTCGAGGTCGGGACGGAGAAGGTGTGGGAGTACTGCGAAGCCCGGGGGCTTCCTCGCATGTTCTTCGTCTCCATGCTCGACAAGGAGCATGCCGATTTCAACGCGGTCTACCGCGAGATCAAAGAGCGGCTCTCCCCCAAGGCCCTGCCCGTGGAGATTCCGATCGGGTCGGGAGACGGATTTCGAGGGATCATCAACCTGTTCTCGGAGCGGGCCCACATCTACCAGCCGGGGACGCAGACCGGCGAGTACGACGAGGCGGACATCCCCGACGAGTTGAAGGCCCAGTTCGACCCCTGGGAGCAAGAGCTGCAGGAGACGATCGCCACCAGCGACGAGACGCTTCTGGAGCGCTATCTGGAGGGTGAGACCATCTCTCGCGATGAAGCCATCGAGGCGATGGCGCGCGCGGTGGCGCGCGGGGACGTGATCCCCGTCTTCTGTGGATCGGCGCGGCTCAGCTACGGGATGCGCGCCCTGCTCCGCAAGATCGTCGAATTGTTTCCCCATCCCGGCGAGATCGGACCGGTCCGGGCCCGGGACGGAGAGCGGGAGATGGAGCTGTTCCCCAACGGCGACAGCCCGTTCAGTGCGTTGGTGTTCAAGACCAGCGCCGAGCCCCACGTGGGCGAGCTCTCCTATTTCCGCCTCTACAGTGGTACGGCCGTCAGCGGTATGGAGGCCTACAACCCCGGCCGTGGCGGTTCGGAAAAGCTGAATCACCTCTCTGTGCCGCTGGGCAAGGAGCGGATCGAGGTACAGCGACTGCACGCCGGCGACATCGGCGTCATGGCCAAGTTCAAGGACACCCATACCAACGACACGCTCACCGCTCCGGGCCGCGAAGTGCAGCTGGAAGCCATCGCCTTCCCCCGGCCGGACATCGCCGTGGCGCTGAAAGGCGTCACGCGCGGGGACGAAGACAAGCTCGGCGAGGTGCTGCACAAGCTGAGCGAAGAGGATCCGACGCTGACCTCGGAGTTCAACGCCGAGTTGCACCAGACCATCGCGCGCGGACTCGGCGAGCTCCACCTCGACGTTCACATCGAGCGCATGAAACGGAAGTACGGCGTTTCTGTGGTGACGGAGCAGCCGAGGATCGCCTACCGGGAGACCATCACGCGGCAGGCCGAGGGGCAGGGCCGCTTCAAGAAGCAGAGCGGCGGCCGAGGCCAGTTCGGGGACTGCTGGATTCGCCTTCGTCCCATCGGGCCTGGGGAAGGCTATTCGTTCCAGGACTCCATCAAGGGCGGGGTCATCCCCGGCAAGTACCTCCCTTCCATCGACCGGGGGATCCAGGAGGCGGCCAGCAAAGGCATCTTGGCCGGCTATCCCGTGGTGGACTTCGCCGCAGAGTGCTACGACGGGTCCTACCACACGGTGGACTCCTCCGACATCGCCTTCAAGGTGGCCGGATCCATGGCGTTCCAGGCCGTGGCCGAGAAGGCCGGCCCCGTGTTGTTGGAGCCCGTCATGGAAGTGAAGGTCACCACGCCCGACGAGTACGTGGGCGACATCATGGGCGACCTGACCGGGCGCCGCGGGAAGGTGCAGGGGATGGATCCCGACGGTGGGCGGACCGTCATCACCGCCAGGGTGCCCGAGGCCGAACTCTACAAGTATGCCGCGACGCTGCGCTCCATGACCCAGGGGCGGGCCCACCACAGCCGGCGTTTCGCCGCCTACGAACAGGTGCCGCACACCGAGGCCGAGAAGATCATCGCCGCTCGCAAGGCCGAGAAGGACGCCTAG
- the ruvB gene encoding Holliday junction branch migration DNA helicase RuvB encodes MSDRYEITTPEELSEDAAPELSLRPQRLSEFIGQDKVKESLTIAIEAAKARREPLDHLLFHGPPGLGKTTLASLLAREMGVNIKTTSGPVLEKPADLVGILTSQREGDILFIDEIHRLRPVIEEFLYPAMEDYQIEIRLAEGPRAQTMTMNVERFTLVGATTRFGLLTAPMRARFGIVERLGFYPPPELSEIVTRSAERLGVGITAEGSLELARRSRGTPRVALRLLRRVRDYAQVRAAGVIDLEVAQAALRLLDVDEYGLDEMDSRVLKTIIEKFAGGPVGLQSLAVALSEDVSTLEEVYEPFLIQNGFLMRTPRGRLATARAYERFGYEPPSGAEGQGTLFG; translated from the coding sequence ATGAGCGACCGCTACGAGATCACGACGCCCGAGGAGCTCTCGGAGGACGCGGCACCTGAGCTGTCGCTCCGGCCGCAGCGACTGTCCGAGTTCATCGGCCAGGACAAGGTGAAGGAGTCCCTCACCATCGCCATCGAGGCGGCGAAGGCTCGGAGGGAGCCACTCGATCACCTGCTCTTCCATGGCCCGCCCGGTCTGGGCAAGACCACGTTGGCGTCGCTCTTGGCACGCGAAATGGGAGTGAACATCAAGACCACCTCCGGGCCGGTGCTGGAGAAGCCGGCGGATCTGGTGGGGATCCTCACCAGCCAACGGGAAGGCGACATCCTCTTCATCGACGAGATCCATCGCTTGCGTCCGGTCATCGAGGAGTTCCTGTATCCGGCCATGGAGGACTATCAGATCGAGATCCGCCTGGCCGAAGGCCCGCGCGCCCAGACCATGACCATGAACGTGGAGCGCTTCACACTCGTGGGCGCCACCACCCGTTTCGGCCTGCTCACGGCCCCCATGCGAGCGCGGTTCGGCATCGTGGAACGGCTCGGGTTCTATCCGCCGCCGGAGTTGTCGGAGATCGTCACACGCAGCGCGGAACGGCTCGGTGTGGGGATCACGGCCGAGGGCTCCCTGGAGCTCGCCCGCCGCTCCCGTGGCACGCCCCGGGTGGCGCTGCGGCTCCTCCGCCGGGTTCGTGACTACGCGCAGGTGCGGGCGGCGGGCGTCATCGATCTGGAGGTGGCCCAGGCAGCGCTCCGCCTGCTGGATGTGGACGAGTACGGCCTGGACGAGATGGACAGCCGCGTGTTGAAGACCATCATCGAGAAGTTCGCGGGCGGCCCCGTGGGATTGCAGAGCTTGGCGGTCGCGCTCAGCGAGGACGTCTCCACCCTGGAGGAGGTCTACGAGCCGTTTCTCATCCAGAACGGCTTCCTCATGCGCACACCGCGCGGCCGACTGGCCACCGCCCGTGCCTACGAGCGCTTCGGGTACGAACCGCCGTCGGG
- the ruvA gene encoding Holliday junction branch migration protein RuvA, protein MISRLKGTLVANELDTLEVETQGGVVYEVEVPLTVLSHVPRLGSPIELRTLQVVREDSVALYGFIEAHEREMFRRLLTAPGVGPKLALAMLSAMSARRLARALVDKEYPVLMQISGVGRKKAEKLVLELAGKVEDLAGGAAEDGVVPAAGQEAVRALVALGIQHSEAEAAVRAAVATLPNAAADQLIRQVLAERAG, encoded by the coding sequence GTGATCAGCCGGCTCAAGGGCACCTTGGTGGCGAACGAGCTGGATACGCTCGAGGTCGAGACTCAGGGCGGAGTGGTCTACGAGGTCGAAGTACCGCTCACCGTCCTGTCGCACGTTCCCCGCTTGGGTTCGCCCATCGAGCTCCGCACCCTGCAGGTGGTCCGAGAAGACTCGGTGGCCCTGTACGGTTTCATCGAAGCACACGAGCGAGAGATGTTCAGGCGCTTGCTCACCGCTCCGGGGGTGGGTCCCAAGCTGGCGCTCGCGATGTTGTCGGCCATGTCTGCCCGCCGCCTGGCGCGCGCCCTGGTGGACAAGGAGTACCCGGTGCTCATGCAGATCAGCGGCGTGGGGCGCAAGAAGGCGGAGAAGCTGGTGTTGGAGTTGGCCGGCAAGGTCGAGGACCTCGCCGGGGGCGCTGCGGAGGACGGGGTGGTCCCGGCAGCGGGTCAGGAGGCCGTACGCGCGCTGGTGGCGCTCGGCATCCAGCACTCAGAGGCGGAGGCGGCCGTGCGCGCCGCGGTCGCCACCCTCCCCAACGCGGCCGCAGATCAGCTCATCCGCCAGGTGCTGGCGGAGCGGGCGGGCTAG
- a CDS encoding D-alanine--D-alanine ligase, which produces MNDRLRVAVLMGGTSEERNVSLSSGAQVAQALREAGHEVVAIDSARGLLSPADERRLRESGVHAQAPVSTELDVLRGGDTRALTRAPEVSGADVLFLALHGGAGEDGTLQTLLDAAGLPYTGSGRVGCALAMDKDLTKRLLRDAGIPTPDWILGAADADAVVGRLGLPVIVKPASGGSTVGLTLVKDAADLDQATELASRSGDLPMYEQYVKGRELTVGILGNEALPVVEIIPAHEIFDYECKYQTGLAQEIAPADLIPEVASQVQELALRVHRVLRLRDFSRVDFILDATGRAWCLEANALPGLTANSLLPKAALAAGISFAALCDRIARMAVARSALGTGAG; this is translated from the coding sequence GTGAACGATCGCCTGCGGGTGGCGGTGCTGATGGGAGGGACCTCCGAGGAGCGCAACGTCTCGCTCTCTTCGGGGGCGCAGGTGGCGCAAGCGTTGCGCGAGGCCGGACACGAGGTCGTCGCCATCGATTCCGCGCGCGGCCTTCTCTCCCCGGCGGACGAACGACGGCTGCGCGAGTCCGGCGTCCACGCCCAAGCGCCCGTCTCGACGGAGTTGGACGTCCTGCGTGGCGGCGACACCCGGGCCCTGACCCGGGCGCCCGAGGTCTCCGGAGCGGACGTGCTCTTCCTGGCCCTCCACGGCGGCGCCGGAGAGGACGGGACCCTGCAGACGCTGCTCGATGCGGCGGGATTGCCCTACACCGGCAGCGGTCGGGTCGGGTGCGCTCTGGCCATGGACAAGGACCTCACCAAGCGCCTCCTGCGCGACGCGGGGATCCCCACCCCCGACTGGATCCTGGGCGCGGCGGACGCCGACGCCGTGGTCGGGCGGCTCGGCCTGCCCGTGATCGTCAAGCCGGCGTCCGGTGGGTCGACGGTCGGCCTGACCCTGGTCAAGGACGCGGCGGACCTCGACCAGGCTACCGAGTTGGCGTCGCGCTCGGGCGACCTGCCCATGTACGAACAGTACGTGAAGGGCCGCGAGCTGACCGTGGGGATCCTGGGGAACGAGGCGCTCCCGGTCGTCGAGATCATCCCGGCTCACGAGATCTTCGACTACGAGTGCAAGTACCAGACGGGCCTGGCCCAGGAGATCGCGCCCGCCGATCTGATCCCCGAGGTGGCCTCCCAGGTGCAGGAGCTGGCGCTCCGGGTGCACCGGGTACTTCGCCTGCGGGACTTCAGCCGCGTGGATTTCATCCTGGACGCGACCGGCAGGGCCTGGTGCTTGGAGGCCAACGCCCTGCCGGGGCTGACCGCCAACTCCCTGCTGCCGAAGGCGGCCCTGGCCGCCGGTATCTCTTTTGCAGCCCTCTGCGACCGGATCGCGCGCATGGCCGTGGCCCGGTCGGCCCTGGGCACGGGTGCGGGGTAG